DNA sequence from the Bacillota bacterium genome:
TCGAGGAAAACGCGATTCTGGCCTTTTTGTACGAGTTTTTCGGATTCGACGATGTCAACCGATTCCTTGTCGCCGTCGGTCTCGGTATCTTTTTCCTGATGGTGTTTAGCAATGCCTGGGCTGCGCTGACGACCTGGGCTAAATTGCGCCTCATTTGGTCACTCAACCACCAAATTTCGATGAGGCTCTTGGAGCGCTATCTCTATCGCCCGTATAGCTACTTTCTGAGCCGCAACACAGCGGACTTGAGCAAAACGTTGCTGTCCGAAGTTCAGCAGCTCACGCAACAGATGATTCAGCCCGTCATTCTTGCGATCGGACGAGCAGTGGTGGCGCTAGGTATTGTGATCGTGCTCATTGCTACGAGCCCGGCGCTGGCGTTTATCGTTACGGTTGTCGTAGGTGGCAGCTACGCGCTCATCTACACCTTTATCCGCAAACGTCTCAATGCGATCGGGAAAGACCGCGTCAAGGCGAATCAGGAAAGATTTACGGTGGCCGCAGAGGCCCTCGGTGGTATAAAGGACGTTAAGATTCTTAACGTTGAGGACTCGTTTCTCAGGCGTTTTGCAGGTCCATCCAGGCGTTATACCCGCCATCAGGCCACGAGCAGCGTTACGGCAACCCTGCCGCGGCACGCTATCGAAACCGTGGCATTCGGCACAGTTGTGTTGATTGTGGTTTATTTTGTGGCTTTGGAGCGGGACTTCAGCGGCATCGTGCCGATGCTCGGGATGTACGCGTTTGCGGGTTATCGACTGATGCCGGCGTTGCAACAGATTTTCCACGCGGTTACCGCGGTGCGGTTCTATGGTTCCGCTCTCGAAGGCGTGCTAAACGACCTTGAATCGGATCAGGAGGTTGCTCATCCCTCCGATTCTGAGTCGACACCAAAAGCGGTCCTGTCTGTCGCGCGGCCTGCAATCGTTGAGCCTATGGGGTTACGTCAAAAGCTGGAACTGAAGGGAATACGGTTTTCCTATCCCAACACCGATCGACCCGCCGTCGATGACGTTTGGCTTGAAATTCCGGCCAACGCGGCGGTAGGGTTTGTAGGCGCGACGGGTTCCGGTAAAACGAC
Encoded proteins:
- a CDS encoding ABC transporter ATP-binding protein produces the protein MAILEVANVSAIAPFLALASDPSIIEENAILAFLYEFFGFDDVNRFLVAVGLGIFFLMVFSNAWAALTTWAKLRLIWSLNHQISMRLLERYLYRPYSYFLSRNTADLSKTLLSEVQQLTQQMIQPVILAIGRAVVALGIVIVLIATSPALAFIVTVVVGGSYALIYTFIRKRLNAIGKDRVKANQERFTVAAEALGGIKDVKILNVEDSFLRRFAGPSRRYTRHQATSSVTATLPRHAIETVAFGTVVLIVVYFVALERDFSGIVPMLGMYAFAGYRLMPALQQIFHAVTAVRFYGSALEGVLNDLESDQEVAHPSDSESTPKAVLSVARPAIVEPMGLRQKLELKGIRFSYPNTDRPAVDDVWLEIPANAAVGFVGATGSGKTTLIDVILGLLKPEKGEIVVDGVVINDSNLKAWQKSIGYVPQHIFLTDSSVAENIAFGVPKDEIDMEAVRNAAKIAQIDDFVMNELPYGYDTVVGERGIRLSGGQRQRIGIARALYRNPDVIVFDEATSALDNSTERAVMEAMRTLLGKKTILMVAHRLSTLSDCDIIFMLKDGRVVSRGTYDELVSGQGAFIDLLAARAPNGGG